In one Lolium rigidum isolate FL_2022 chromosome 3, APGP_CSIRO_Lrig_0.1, whole genome shotgun sequence genomic region, the following are encoded:
- the LOC124695754 gene encoding BTB/POZ and MATH domain-containing protein 2-like — MSKSGPSSDGKNSGDARSSSSSAIVAKTVVGSHDLKIKGYCLTKRLGNGKFITSETFAVGGHRWYLRYYPNGWRSSDIGWVSFILFLDDNDASGVTAEYKVTLLDQHGNPVPLYMKGTRKTFSSKKAPENSHAIISHRELERSVYLKDDVFSIRCDLTLLSILAEVAPPLDVPVPPSDLQLHFSQLLSGGEGTDVTLEVGTETFAAHRCVLAARSSVFRAVFLGSMKEKADARVRIEDTEANVFKAMLHFIYTDSLPLVEESDAVVMAQHLLVVADRYNLERLKCICDATLRRYMDTTTTATTLALAEQHGCHGLKDACLKFLASPGNFKEVMASDGFVHLMKSCPSLHKELAANLPSS; from the coding sequence ATGTCCAAGTCCGGTCCATCTTCCGATGGGAAGAACAGCGGCGATGCGCGGTCGAGCTCCTCGTCGGCCATCGTCGCCAAGACCGTAGTCGGGTCGCATGACCTCAAGATAAAAGGATACTGCCTAACTAAGAGGCTCGGCAACGGAAAATTCATCACATCTGAAACCTTCGCCGTGGGAGGCCATCGCTGGTATCTGAGATACTACCCCAACGGATGGCGCTCGTCCGACATCGGCTGGGTAAGCTTTATCCTGTTTCTCGACGACAATGACGCCAGCGGAGTCACCGCAGAATACAAGGTTACTCTGCTCGATCAGCACGGGAACCCAGTGCCTTTGTACATGAAAGGCACGCGTAAGACCTTCTCCAGCAAAAAAGCACCTGAAAATTCCCATGCAATCATCTCACACAGGGAGTTGGAGAGATCGGTTTACCTCAAGGATGATGTCTTCAGTATCAGGTGTGATCTCACCCTGCTAAGCATCTTAGCTGAGGTCGCCCCGCCGCTCGACGTGCCGGTGCCACCGTCCGACCTGCAGCTGCATTTCAGCCAGCTCCTCTCCGGCGGGGAGGGGACGGACGTGACGCTGGAGGTCGGCACCGAGACCTTTGCTGCGCACAGGTGCGTGCTCGCTGCTCGGTCGTCAGTCTTCAGGGCGGTGTTCCTCGGCTCGATGAAGGAGAAGGCGGACGCTCGTGTTCGCATCGAGGATACGGAAGCTAATGTCTTCAAGGCCATGCTCCACTTCATCTACACAGACTCGCTGCCACTTGTAGAGGAGAGCGACGCAGTTGTCATGGCTCAGCATTTGCTTGTAGTGGCGGATAGGTATAACCTCGAGAGGCTAAAGTGTATCTGTGATGCCACACTGCGCCGCTACATGGACACTACCACCACAGCGACTACACTGGCGCTAGCCGAGCAGCATGGTTGCCACGGACTCAAGGATGCATGCCTCAAGTTCCTCGCTTCTCCAGGCAACTTCAAGGAAGTCATGGCGAGCGACGGCTTTGTGCATCTCATGAAAAGCTGCCCTTCTTTACACAAGGAGCTGGCTGCAAATCTCCCCTCCTCCTAG